The following nucleotide sequence is from uncultured Campylobacter sp..
TATAAAAATCTTCAATAGTTTTAAATTCTGTACCCGCAATATCATATTCAATCCAATTAGTTTTAAATTCCGGGAATCTTTCCTCAAAGTCTTTTTTCTTATTTTTTGAAGTTTCATCACTATCGGATATTATAAGAAATTTCTTACCAGTTAGCATCATCATCGTAGTTATCATATCAACGTCTTTTATGCCGCCCATATAAACTATCCCGCAATTTTTAAAATCATTTATGTTACAAAACATTTTAAAAATTTTATAGTCCATATAGCCTTCAAAAATAATATTTTTCGATTGTATGCTTTCAAATATATGACTTCCAATTGCTCTTTTTAAAAGTTCGTCTTCTTGAAATGGTGATTTACCTTGTGGGACTATTTCTGAAATATCATCCTTTCTTTCTATAACCAGATGTCTCTCTATGCACTCGTTATCTATCATAAAAGGAGAGTGCGTAGAGTAAATTACAACAGCTTTTTCTGAAATTTTTAGTAACTCTTCTTTTAAAAATCTCGCACTGGTTGGATATAAAAAAGCATCTGGTTCATCAAATAAGATTAATCTACTATATTCTTTTTGTGTTCTATATTCAATTGATAATATAAGCAATATTGCTATAAACCTCTTAAAGCCATCGCTTCTATCTTCATTAGAATAAAACTCTTTTTCCTGTATTCGTATATCAAACTCTTCACCATCTTTTCTTATAACAAACTTTATATTTTTTAAGTCAGGCCATATTTCTCTAAATTCTTTTGTTGCTTTATTAGATATATTGTCTAAAAAGCTATGTAGTCCTTTATCTTTCTTGGCTGCATTTTCAATATCTTGTTGAATATCTTTTATATTGCTTAAATAAAAAATATTTTTTAAAGGCATACATATGTCTGGGTTATTTTTAAAGTTTCCTATATTTACGTTAGATGGCAATAAATGACTATCACTATATTCCCAAAACATAACTCGCTTATAAATATTCTCCATGGGTTTTATATTTTTTATTATTTCAAACACAATTGTCTTCATGTGATCATACGTCAAAGGCTCAAGCAAAGGACTATTACTTTCGCCTTCTAATTTTGTAATTTGCCGATTATCTGTACTATAGTAGAATAAGTTAGATATTTTATATTTATCATTTAATTCTTCATATTTCCGGTAGTTTAAGCTCGGTGTATCATTATCTTTTATACTCAATGTTAATATCATTTCACCAAAAGCTTCTTGA
It contains:
- a CDS encoding AAA family ATPase — encoded protein: MKLDRFEIKNFRSIKDMTINIEERNGKKCIILVGKNEAGKSNILKAISAVFNGYKVGIKDQRKTASDNDEYYIDAIFKLTQKDISDIKEKLIEEYHIESLDIFENNLSIESFIQEAFGEMILTLSIKDNDTPSLNYRKYEELNDKYKISNLFYYSTDNRQITKLEGESNSPLLEPLTYDHMKTIVFEIIKNIKPMENIYKRVMFWEYSDSHLLPSNVNIGNFKNNPDICMPLKNIFYLSNIKDIQQDIENAAKKDKGLHSFLDNISNKATKEFREIWPDLKNIKFVIRKDGEEFDIRIQEKEFYSNEDRSDGFKRFIAILLILSIEYRTQKEYSRLILFDEPDAFLYPTSARFLKEELLKISEKAVVIYSTHSPFMIDNECIERHLVIERKDDISEIVPQGKSPFQEDELLKRAIGSHIFESIQSKNIIFEGYMDYKIFKMFCNINDFKNCGIVYMGGIKDVDMITTMMMLTGKKFLIISDSDETSKNKKKDFEERFPEFKTNWIEYDIAGTEFKTIEDFYSDKYVLNNLESEKFDIKEYDNGKACMANINKIIKDKNKIKEFKNRLINNISKNDMKKDKYTIFMDIIKKILTNL